From the genome of Candidatus Zixiibacteriota bacterium, one region includes:
- the istA gene encoding IS21 family transposase, whose protein sequence is MSRRTGLHRKTVSKMLLYASPPGCRLSKPRPKPKLSPFLPIINQILETDYQAPKKQRHTAKRIFDRLKQEHGFNGGHAIVKDYVREKRLRLKEVYFPLEQKPGTCQIDFGQAKVFIEGKERTAYMFCMVLPYSDAVFAKAYQTEAIEAVQDGHNSAYAFYEGVPPINLYDNMSTAVKKIFKSKMSTAGKKRDLTDDFIALRSHYLFLSCFCNVGRPNEKGVVEGIVGCVQRNFFVPVPRFNSWEKLNSYLLDRCRKRLSMKAAGKNKTIGELLEQERSTFRQLPSEPFDACRKRTSGNQPVFSTL, encoded by the coding sequence ATATCTCGCCGCACCGGTCTTCACCGTAAGACAGTCAGCAAGATGCTTTTATATGCCAGTCCGCCGGGTTGCCGGCTTTCCAAACCGCGTCCTAAACCCAAGCTAAGCCCCTTTTTACCAATTATTAATCAAATATTGGAAACTGATTACCAAGCGCCGAAGAAGCAGCGTCATACGGCCAAGCGTATCTTTGACCGACTCAAGCAGGAGCATGGTTTTAATGGCGGTCACGCGATTGTCAAAGACTATGTTCGAGAGAAGAGACTTCGTCTAAAAGAGGTGTATTTTCCTTTAGAGCAAAAGCCGGGAACATGCCAGATAGATTTTGGTCAGGCTAAGGTGTTCATCGAAGGCAAGGAGCGTACCGCTTATATGTTTTGCATGGTTTTGCCCTATAGCGATGCCGTGTTTGCTAAAGCCTATCAGACAGAGGCTATTGAGGCAGTCCAGGATGGGCATAACTCAGCCTATGCGTTTTATGAGGGGGTTCCGCCGATAAACCTGTACGACAATATGAGCACAGCGGTTAAGAAGATATTCAAATCTAAGATGAGCACTGCTGGTAAAAAACGTGATCTCACCGATGATTTCATAGCTCTGCGCAGCCACTACCTGTTTTTATCCTGTTTCTGTAATGTCGGTCGTCCCAATGAGAAAGGGGTAGTCGAAGGGATTGTTGGTTGCGTTCAGCGCAACTTTTTTGTGCCGGTGCCAAGGTTTAACAGTTGGGAGAAGCTTAACAGCTATCTTCTTGACCGGTGCCGGAAACGTTTATCCATGAAAGCTGCCGGCAAGAATAAAACTATCGGTGAGCTTTTAGAGCAGGAGCGCAGTACCTTTCGGCAGCTGCCGTCTGAACCGTTTGATGCTTGCCGTAAAAGAACGTCGGGTAACCAGCCTGTCTTTAGTACACTTTAA
- a CDS encoding zinc ribbon domain-containing protein: protein MCNYLLSGLIHCGKCNAKMIGSSAKSGQHFYYACQNYSKRGKSVCNAKLINKKEIENILIDRIKTHVLTEKNLTELLNIVIDELNQSNKGFENKLKSIDMQLNVHHNKLDKLYSSLETGKLDIDDIAPRIKELRKQTDKFNLKRNEIQDEIQNPTFIPFDLKMLKHYVKDLADLLNKGSIIERKSFLRSFIKRIVVNHPEVRIDYKLPIINEKDRNPESEVLSIIKLAPR, encoded by the coding sequence ATGTGCAATTATTTGCTGAGTGGTCTAATACATTGTGGAAAATGTAATGCTAAGATGATTGGAAGTTCCGCAAAATCGGGACAGCATTTTTATTATGCTTGCCAAAATTATAGTAAGCGTGGAAAAAGTGTTTGCAATGCCAAACTAATCAATAAAAAGGAAATTGAGAATATTTTAATAGATCGAATTAAAACTCATGTTCTAACAGAAAAAAACTTAACAGAACTCTTAAACATAGTTATTGATGAATTAAATCAGTCTAATAAAGGATTTGAAAATAAGTTAAAATCAATTGATATGCAATTAAACGTACATCATAATAAACTCGATAAATTGTATTCTTCTCTTGAAACAGGCAAACTGGACATTGATGATATTGCCCCAAGGATAAAAGAACTCCGTAAACAAACAGATAAGTTTAATCTTAAAAGAAATGAGATTCAAGATGAAATACAAAATCCAACATTTATACCATTCGATTTGAAAATGCTAAAACACTATGTTAAAGACTTGGCGGATTTGCTTAATAAAGGTTCAATTATTGAGAGAAAATCGTTCCTTCGTTCATTTATTAAGCGGATTGTTGTTAACCATCCTGAAGTAAGAATTGACTATAAGTTACCTATTATCAATGAAAAAGACAGAAACCCCGAATCAGAAGTTCTGTCTATAATAAAACTGGCTCCCCGG